The bacterium genome includes a window with the following:
- a CDS encoding DUF2281 domain-containing protein, producing MEQESIWRQFNTLPIEAKREVIDFIAFLQIRYVRPAAEGKKRKPKLKKEPFVGMWKDREDMSGSVAWVRDLRRRERLDFAALPVMSNL from the coding sequence ATGGAACAGGAGAGTATTTGGCGGCAATTCAATACCTTGCCGATCGAGGCCAAACGCGAAGTTATTGACTTCATCGCCTTTCTGCAGATCCGCTATGTGCGGCCAGCAGCCGAAGGGAAAAAGAGGAAACCAAAACTGAAGAAGGAGCCTTTTGTCGGGATGTGGAAGGATCGCGAAGACATGAGCGGCAGCGTGGCCTGGGTGCGTGATTTGCGGCGGCGCGAAAGGCTTGACTTTGCTGCCTTACCCGTAATGTCAAATTTATAG
- a CDS encoding SUMF1/EgtB/PvdO family nonheme iron enzyme: MQTKRALRIVLSSPSDVADECRALEGVIAELNRGVAHERKVTLELTHWQTDAYPGFHPDGPQGVIDPILNIQDCDILLAIFWKRFGTPAKGAASGAEHEIRTAIKARQDSGRPWIMIYFKEADRPLKTPEELRQYAAVLEFKQEISPLGLFWTFEDTADFERKVRQHLTHYILDHIHPTAGEPTTASSATRVQELIRSHRRNLQHKFSTIHLFGEKRRRSIDAGDMADIEHGFVPLHLLDWREENRPPAVPLDIDNVFFNDTPPRHFLLRGLPGSGKTTLLRYLAHRYVGADSDCIPVYLRCKSLDLSEATLENFVQQQLNQDSDSPEIFAALCAQERFLEKNMVLLFDGLDEIEQAETGNRIAAELEKLGRKYPRAKIIVASRPIALRQGDFAQFRRFDVLPLTPAMIQAYVEKWFAGEPEKIAALEQSLAQRRRIRDLAANPFLLSMICFTFEQGGDAALLERRSDLYEECTQYLLRRAYDPESSASAKSNYEHTIEILKDVSLRFFLWKEDDFPVDHVNVIGRAALSAETLGRPEDFLNRLERETGLIQRAKEGFTFVHRSLWEYFTALALRDKINDPRRKLSGTNFVIRHAANPDWEEVVRLYAGLLQDHKNVVELVNGLWNLNRPLALRVTTEVKTPALELLKPLIDQEEGNQSKLLLIDSLEQSLHLIAPTEQQKLVQETLDILLIKCAERDCEVIYHGQELLERLGMQPLQPGGLIYELFDLDHAAERQQKLMRDPDNHFEWIEVEGGEFWMGDDEHEPHERPAHQVKLNSFCLAKHPVTNRMQKDFPFGDKCGHGGDDCPAVGNTWFEAHYFCLWLGGRLPTEAEWEYAARGGKKAKRTQYYFGDAVEELPKHAWFGDTARRQAHAVNEPNPHTGKENLNPLGLANMLGNVWEWCADWYDSDYYDESPEENPIGPETGTQRVLRGGSWDYNPLIVRCAYRIRNSPTYRNYLMGFRCAQDSR; encoded by the coding sequence ATGCAAACCAAACGCGCCCTCCGCATCGTTTTATCCTCCCCCAGCGACGTTGCTGATGAATGCCGCGCGCTGGAAGGCGTCATCGCGGAATTGAATCGCGGGGTGGCGCACGAGCGCAAAGTCACCCTCGAATTGACCCACTGGCAGACCGACGCCTATCCCGGTTTTCATCCCGACGGCCCGCAGGGCGTCATCGACCCGATTTTGAATATTCAGGATTGCGATATTTTGCTCGCGATCTTTTGGAAACGGTTTGGCACGCCGGCAAAGGGCGCTGCCTCCGGCGCGGAGCATGAGATCAGAACCGCGATCAAAGCGCGGCAAGATAGCGGCCGGCCGTGGATCATGATCTATTTCAAAGAAGCCGATCGTCCGCTGAAGACGCCGGAAGAGCTGCGGCAATATGCCGCTGTGCTCGAGTTCAAACAGGAAATCTCGCCGTTGGGTTTGTTTTGGACGTTTGAGGACACCGCTGATTTCGAGCGCAAAGTGCGCCAGCATTTGACGCATTATATTCTCGATCACATCCATCCCACCGCAGGGGAACCTACTACGGCCAGCTCGGCAACACGCGTCCAGGAATTGATCCGCAGCCACCGCCGGAATTTGCAGCATAAGTTCTCGACCATCCATCTCTTCGGCGAAAAACGCCGGCGCTCAATAGACGCGGGCGACATGGCGGATATCGAGCACGGCTTCGTGCCGCTGCATTTGTTGGACTGGCGGGAGGAAAACAGACCGCCCGCCGTGCCGCTCGACATTGACAATGTGTTTTTCAATGACACCCCGCCGCGGCACTTCTTGTTGCGCGGCCTGCCCGGCAGCGGCAAAACCACGTTGCTGCGCTACCTGGCGCATCGTTACGTCGGCGCGGACAGCGATTGCATTCCCGTTTACTTGCGCTGCAAATCTCTCGACTTGAGCGAGGCCACGCTGGAAAATTTTGTGCAACAGCAGCTCAATCAGGACAGTGACAGCCCCGAGATTTTCGCAGCACTGTGCGCCCAAGAACGTTTTCTCGAAAAGAACATGGTTTTGCTCTTTGACGGCCTCGATGAAATCGAGCAAGCGGAGACCGGCAATCGCATCGCCGCGGAATTGGAGAAGTTGGGCCGCAAGTATCCGCGCGCGAAGATCATCGTGGCCAGCCGCCCGATTGCGTTGCGGCAGGGTGACTTTGCCCAATTTCGCCGCTTCGACGTGCTGCCGTTAACGCCGGCGATGATTCAGGCCTATGTCGAAAAATGGTTTGCCGGCGAGCCGGAGAAAATCGCCGCACTCGAGCAGAGCCTGGCGCAGCGGCGCCGCATTCGCGATTTGGCCGCCAATCCGTTTCTGCTCAGCATGATCTGCTTCACCTTCGAGCAGGGCGGGGACGCGGCCCTGCTCGAACGCCGCAGCGATCTCTATGAAGAATGCACCCAGTATTTGCTGCGGCGCGCTTATGATCCCGAGAGCAGCGCCTCCGCCAAAAGCAATTACGAGCATACCATCGAAATTTTGAAAGATGTATCCCTGCGCTTTTTCCTGTGGAAGGAAGATGATTTTCCGGTTGACCATGTGAATGTGATCGGCCGGGCCGCGCTTTCAGCCGAAACCCTGGGCCGGCCGGAAGATTTTCTCAACCGCCTCGAGCGCGAAACCGGTTTGATTCAACGCGCGAAAGAGGGCTTCACCTTCGTGCATCGCTCGCTGTGGGAATATTTTACCGCGCTGGCCTTGCGCGATAAAATTAACGATCCTCGGCGAAAACTCTCGGGGACAAACTTCGTCATCCGTCACGCTGCCAATCCCGATTGGGAGGAAGTGGTGCGGCTTTATGCCGGGCTGCTGCAAGACCACAAAAATGTTGTCGAATTGGTCAACGGCCTGTGGAACCTCAATCGGCCGCTGGCCCTGCGCGTGACCACCGAAGTGAAAACGCCGGCCCTGGAATTGCTCAAACCTCTGATTGATCAAGAAGAGGGCAACCAGAGCAAGCTGCTACTCATTGACAGCCTTGAACAGTCATTGCACCTGATTGCGCCAACCGAACAGCAAAAATTGGTGCAAGAGACGCTGGACATTTTGCTGATCAAATGCGCCGAACGCGATTGCGAAGTGATTTACCACGGCCAGGAATTGTTGGAGAGGCTGGGCATGCAGCCGCTGCAACCCGGCGGCTTGATTTACGAGTTGTTCGATCTCGACCACGCCGCCGAACGCCAGCAAAAATTGATGCGCGATCCCGACAATCATTTTGAATGGATCGAAGTGGAAGGCGGCGAGTTTTGGATGGGCGATGATGAGCACGAACCCCACGAACGCCCCGCGCATCAAGTCAAACTGAACAGTTTTTGCCTGGCTAAGCATCCGGTAACCAATCGCATGCAAAAGGACTTCCCCTTTGGCGACAAGTGCGGCCACGGCGGCGACGATTGCCCGGCAGTAGGCAACACCTGGTTCGAGGCCCATTATTTTTGTTTGTGGCTTGGCGGCCGGCTGCCCACCGAGGCAGAGTGGGAATACGCGGCGCGCGGTGGCAAAAAAGCGAAACGCACGCAGTACTATTTTGGCGATGCCGTCGAGGAATTGCCCAAACACGCTTGGTTCGGCGACACCGCCCGCCGCCAAGCGCATGCCGTGAATGAACCAAATCCCCATACCGGCAAAGAGAACCTCAATCCGCTTGGGTTGGCGAACATGCTGGGTAACGTCTGGGAATGGTGCGCGGATTGGTATGATTCCGACTATTACGACGAAAGTCCGGAGGAGAATCCGATAGGTCCGGAAACAGGTACTCAACGGGTTTTGCGCGGCGGGTCGTGGGACTACAATCCACTGATCGTGCGCTGCGCCTATCGTATCAGGAACAGTCCCACGTATCGTAACTACCTTATGGGGTTTCGCTGCGCCCAGGACAGTCGTTGA
- a CDS encoding BamA/TamA family outer membrane protein, giving the protein MCLSQTKPDSAAADLIIVRDGKVIPLHQAGLGKSVAQTPAGLAEVQRQVLEQLRQQQFYFAGIDSIIARRAPGAKTAGLHLYLSSGPRFELAAQLHAGDSLRREPEWLRELRGRRDETEWRERLQNILTGLARAGRPLASLQLDSVTVAPSHQAAERQALLHFKLDPGPAVRLDSIAVHGNKVTRPNVLLRELPIQPGDEFNLEKVESIPGRLLRLGFLKAVAPPQLRRTSAGRYLLDLTVTEGNSNFLNGVAGYNPGSGGEKGFLTGLIDLKFGNLLGTGRLVNARWEKRSRETQELGLRYREPWVAGWPLHLAGGFQQLIQDTLYVERRWEMTAEIPAGGRLTLIGQLVRATVSPDSLAAVQLGLPESRVASVVAGLRYDSRDDLINPRSGVYYATSLETGRKRVAVSAGRRSFSRKKLTIDFEWLLPVRWSQVLSLALRGREVTSGEPYLAITDQIRFGGATTLRGYREEQFRGSRVAWSNLEYRYLLSRQSRAFVFLDVGYYFREEPVAGAAPALATSEAFKRSYGLGARVDTPLGIVGLDYGLGEGDDLLNGKVHVSLVNSF; this is encoded by the coding sequence ATGTGCCTCTCGCAAACCAAACCCGACAGCGCCGCGGCCGACTTGATCATTGTGCGCGATGGCAAGGTCATCCCACTTCACCAAGCCGGCCTCGGCAAGTCCGTGGCGCAAACACCGGCCGGCCTTGCGGAAGTGCAGCGGCAAGTACTGGAACAGCTTCGGCAGCAACAGTTCTATTTCGCCGGCATCGACAGCATCATCGCGCGCCGCGCGCCGGGCGCCAAGACGGCAGGCCTTCATCTGTATCTCAGCTCCGGCCCGCGCTTCGAGCTGGCGGCGCAACTGCATGCCGGCGACAGCCTGCGCCGCGAGCCGGAATGGCTGCGCGAATTGCGCGGCCGGCGTGATGAAACCGAATGGCGCGAGCGCCTGCAAAATATTCTCACCGGTCTGGCGCGCGCCGGCCGGCCGCTGGCGTCTCTGCAGCTCGACTCCGTCACCGTTGCTCCGTCTCACCAGGCTGCCGAACGCCAGGCGCTGCTGCATTTCAAGCTCGATCCCGGTCCGGCGGTGCGCCTCGATTCGATCGCCGTGCACGGCAACAAAGTCACGCGGCCCAACGTGCTGCTGCGCGAGCTGCCGATTCAGCCCGGGGATGAATTCAACCTGGAGAAAGTCGAGAGCATTCCCGGCCGGCTGCTGCGGTTGGGTTTCCTCAAGGCGGTGGCGCCGCCGCAATTGCGCCGTACCAGCGCCGGCCGCTATCTGCTCGATCTCACCGTGACCGAAGGCAACAGCAATTTTCTGAATGGCGTGGCCGGCTACAATCCCGGCAGCGGCGGCGAAAAGGGCTTCCTCACCGGTTTGATCGATTTGAAATTCGGCAACCTGCTGGGCACCGGCCGGCTGGTCAACGCACGCTGGGAAAAACGCAGCCGCGAGACGCAGGAACTCGGGCTGCGCTATCGCGAGCCGTGGGTGGCGGGCTGGCCGCTGCATCTTGCCGGCGGCTTTCAGCAGTTGATTCAAGACACGCTCTACGTCGAGCGGCGCTGGGAGATGACGGCGGAGATTCCCGCAGGCGGCCGCCTCACGCTCATCGGCCAGCTTGTGCGCGCAACGGTTTCGCCGGACTCGCTGGCAGCGGTGCAGCTCGGCCTGCCGGAGAGCCGCGTCGCCAGCGTCGTGGCCGGCCTGCGCTATGATTCGCGCGATGACTTGATCAATCCCCGCAGCGGCGTCTACTACGCGACTTCCCTCGAAACCGGCCGCAAGCGCGTGGCCGTCAGCGCAGGCCGCCGATCGTTTTCCCGCAAAAAACTCACCATCGATTTCGAGTGGCTGCTGCCGGTGCGCTGGTCGCAGGTGCTGAGCCTGGCTTTGCGCGGCCGCGAAGTCACTTCAGGCGAGCCGTATCTCGCGATTACCGATCAGATTCGATTTGGCGGCGCCACCACGCTGCGCGGTTATCGTGAGGAGCAATTTCGCGGCAGCCGGGTGGCGTGGAGCAATCTGGAATATCGCTACTTGCTCTCGCGCCAATCCCGCGCGTTCGTGTTTTTGGATGTGGGCTACTACTTCCGCGAGGAACCGGTGGCGGGCGCGGCGCCGGCGCTGGCCACCAGCGAAGCATTCAAGCGCTCGTACGGACTCGGCGCGCGGGTTGACACACCGCTCGGCATCGTGGGCCTCGACTATGGCCTGGGAGAGGGGGATGATTTGCTCAACGGCAAAGTGCACGTGAGCCTGGTCAACAGTTTTTGA
- a CDS encoding geranylgeranylglycerol-phosphate geranylgeranyltransferase, giving the protein MADLAAAILITRPANVAIAGLSILLAAGLVRPFVFSTNVVCAILAGMLITAGANVINDVYDLAIDRINKPGRILPAGRMSSAQAKRYAIFLFACGVIFSIFASLFGAVIAFATSLLLIAYSRWFKRQPVIGNLAVSLATALSFIFGALAAGEGAVALEHANLPFGTWRPGVFPAVLSFLFHFGREVIKDIEDQAGDHAAGARTLPLAFGLRPAQLIASSAFILLAGVVWLPHLTGMYRQPYLWIILAGVYPAIGFTLWQLWKNPSVTRMRLASRVLKADMLVGLLAIYAGN; this is encoded by the coding sequence ATGGCTGATCTCGCCGCTGCGATTCTGATCACCCGCCCGGCCAATGTGGCAATCGCCGGACTGTCGATTTTGCTGGCGGCGGGGCTGGTGCGGCCCTTCGTTTTCAGCACCAATGTCGTGTGTGCCATCCTCGCCGGCATGCTGATCACAGCCGGCGCCAACGTCATCAACGACGTTTATGATCTCGCCATTGACCGCATCAACAAGCCCGGCCGCATCCTGCCGGCGGGCCGCATGTCATCAGCCCAGGCCAAGCGCTACGCGATATTTCTGTTTGCTTGCGGCGTAATTTTTAGTATATTTGCCAGCCTTTTCGGCGCTGTGATTGCGTTCGCGACCAGTCTGCTGCTCATCGCGTACAGCCGCTGGTTCAAGCGCCAGCCCGTGATCGGAAATCTGGCGGTCAGTCTGGCTACTGCGTTGTCATTCATCTTTGGCGCGCTTGCCGCCGGGGAGGGGGCAGTGGCGTTAGAGCACGCAAACCTCCCGTTCGGCACTTGGCGGCCAGGAGTTTTTCCTGCCGTGCTTTCCTTCCTCTTCCACTTCGGCCGGGAAGTCATCAAGGACATTGAAGACCAAGCGGGAGATCATGCGGCCGGCGCCCGAACCCTGCCCCTGGCTTTTGGCCTGCGGCCGGCGCAACTCATCGCCTCGTCAGCGTTCATCCTCCTGGCGGGAGTCGTTTGGCTTCCCCACTTGACCGGCATGTATCGTCAGCCCTATTTGTGGATTATTCTGGCCGGCGTCTATCCCGCCATCGGCTTCACCCTCTGGCAGCTCTGGAAAAATCCGAGCGTCACTCGCATGCGGCTGGCGAGCCGCGTGCTCAAAGCCGATATGCTGGTGGGGCTGCTGGCGATCTATGCGGGGAACTAG
- the dtd gene encoding D-aminoacyl-tRNA deacylase, whose amino-acid sequence MRALLQRVQKGSVKVDGQIVGAIEQGLVILLGVARHDTSAEAIALANKCVNLRIFADSNSHFNHSLLEVGGGILVVSQFTLYGDTRKGRRPGFEEAARPEQAEPLYRAFIRQLQQHGFTVAEGVFGAMMLVEIHNDGPVTFLLESKPQTDKSTAA is encoded by the coding sequence ATGCGAGCACTTCTCCAACGCGTGCAAAAAGGTTCGGTCAAAGTCGATGGCCAAATCGTCGGCGCGATTGAGCAGGGTTTGGTGATTCTCCTGGGCGTCGCCAGGCACGATACCAGCGCGGAGGCGATCGCGCTCGCCAACAAATGCGTGAACCTGCGCATTTTCGCAGACTCGAACAGCCATTTCAATCACTCCCTGCTCGAAGTGGGCGGCGGCATCCTGGTGGTGTCGCAATTCACGCTCTATGGCGACACGCGCAAAGGACGGCGGCCGGGCTTCGAGGAGGCGGCGCGTCCGGAGCAGGCCGAACCGCTCTATCGCGCTTTCATCCGGCAGTTGCAGCAGCACGGCTTCACCGTGGCCGAGGGCGTGTTTGGCGCCATGATGCTGGTCGAAATCCACAACGACGGTCCGGTGACGTTCCTGCTCGAGTCCAAACCACAAACCGACAAAAGTACCGCTGCATGA
- a CDS encoding Maf family protein produces MNFPLAMPNKPIILASSSPRRAELLRKIGLQFEVHPSHVDEEDGVYHLPPAEMVAELARRKALAVAKHYDAALVIGADTTVVLDNAVLGKPATPEEACAMLARLAGHTHQVYTGFAIVDQPTGRLAQGIERTEVTFRALQREEIAAYVASGEPMDKAGAYGIQDFSAVFVERISGCFYNVVGFPLTRFYQTLQEFCESLAQVKA; encoded by the coding sequence ATGAATTTCCCGCTGGCCATGCCCAACAAGCCGATCATTCTCGCTTCTTCTTCGCCGCGCCGGGCCGAGCTGCTGCGCAAGATCGGCCTGCAATTCGAGGTTCATCCCAGTCACGTCGATGAGGAAGACGGCGTCTATCATCTGCCGCCGGCGGAGATGGTCGCGGAACTGGCGCGGCGCAAGGCGCTGGCGGTGGCCAAGCACTATGACGCCGCGCTCGTGATCGGCGCCGATACCACGGTCGTGCTCGACAACGCCGTGCTGGGCAAGCCCGCAACGCCGGAGGAGGCCTGCGCCATGCTCGCCCGCCTCGCCGGCCACACGCATCAGGTTTACACCGGCTTCGCCATCGTTGACCAACCCACCGGCCGGTTGGCGCAGGGCATCGAACGAACCGAGGTCACGTTTCGCGCGCTGCAGCGCGAGGAGATCGCTGCTTACGTGGCGAGCGGCGAACCCATGGACAAGGCGGGGGCCTACGGCATCCAGGATTTCAGCGCGGTCTTTGTCGAGCGCATCTCCGGCTGCTTCTACAACGTCGTGGGCTTTCCGCTCACGCGTTTCTACCAAACCTTGCAGGAGTTTTGTGAGAGCTTAGCGCAGGTGAAGGCATGA
- a CDS encoding DUF4115 domain-containing protein, translating to MIEIGEKLKTARTSKGLQLTDLANRTRINLAYLKSMEEGRFDFLPKPIVVGFLKTFAKEVGLDGNALALALQPPPPALPEAEPQTGRALAAPASAPSEAEEPKLEIPRPGFPYLKEVVIGLGVLALMALLLYVVAQRPHEPQVRDLPAAEQPQPQVSDGPVQEISLAQMAADAARQAQPDSTAVPKPAQVTLQARIKERVWLQVTIDDSLTTDSIYPPGLPQSWTAKRKFRIRMGNAGAATFLLEGKDLGKIGEAGQVADLVITPAGIIDKHLRLPQQRRTERQIPEVRIRPN from the coding sequence ATGATCGAAATTGGTGAGAAACTCAAGACAGCGCGCACCAGCAAGGGACTTCAACTCACAGACCTCGCCAACCGCACGCGCATCAATCTTGCTTATTTGAAGAGCATGGAAGAGGGCCGCTTCGATTTTCTGCCCAAACCGATTGTGGTTGGCTTTTTGAAGACATTCGCCAAGGAAGTGGGGCTGGATGGCAATGCCCTGGCGCTGGCACTGCAGCCTCCGCCACCGGCCCTGCCAGAGGCGGAGCCGCAAACCGGACGGGCGCTGGCCGCCCCTGCCTCGGCACCGAGCGAGGCGGAGGAGCCCAAGCTTGAAATCCCGCGTCCGGGTTTTCCTTATCTCAAAGAAGTGGTGATTGGCCTCGGCGTACTGGCGCTGATGGCGCTGCTGCTCTACGTGGTGGCGCAAAGGCCGCATGAACCGCAAGTCCGGGACTTGCCGGCCGCCGAACAACCACAGCCGCAAGTGAGCGACGGACCGGTGCAGGAAATCTCGCTGGCGCAGATGGCGGCCGATGCTGCCCGCCAGGCCCAACCGGATTCCACGGCTGTGCCCAAACCCGCCCAGGTCACCTTGCAGGCAAGAATCAAGGAACGGGTTTGGCTGCAAGTGACGATCGATGATTCATTGACCACGGATTCCATTTATCCGCCTGGCTTGCCGCAAAGCTGGACGGCGAAGCGGAAATTCCGCATTCGCATGGGCAATGCCGGCGCCGCCACGTTTCTCCTCGAGGGCAAGGACTTGGGCAAGATCGGGGAGGCCGGCCAAGTGGCGGATCTCGTGATCACGCCGGCGGGCATCATCGATAAACACTTGCGCCTGCCGCAGCAGCGCCGCACCGAACGCCAGATTCCCGAGGTGCGCATACGGCCGAATTGA
- the mpl gene encoding UDP-N-acetylmuramate:L-alanyl-gamma-D-glutamyl-meso-diaminopimelate ligase, translating into MLKERGYEVSGSDENIYPPMSTFLEAKGIPVVSPFAAKNLQPPPDLVVVGNAMSRGNPEVEHVLNEQLRYVSLPELLREYFVRGKYSCVVAGTHGKTTTSSLLAWSLHHAGWAPSFFIGGIPENFGQGYRLGSGRHFVLEGDEYDTAFFDKRAKFLHYLPNLVILNNVEFDHADIYRNLDEIQLAFQRLINIIPANGFLIANQDDAIVRTLVKRAFCKVISFGTTEPADWRAVDIRTREQGVEFSVVRAGATLTRAYLPLAGEHNVKNALAVLAAGDVLGLSLEQRLAALASFRGVQRRLQLRLDDGQHLVFDDFAHHPTAVKATLAGLRQRFPERRLWAVFEPRTATTKRKVFERDFIAAFAAADHVVFAPMHRVDKVPEAERLSLPAVIEGIRAQGIPVDLVPAGSEMANFIARQLQTGDVVLFMSNGDFGGTPALLASRLMSAAEAANAARRDS; encoded by the coding sequence ATGCTGAAAGAACGCGGCTATGAAGTCTCCGGTTCGGATGAGAATATCTATCCGCCGATGAGCACGTTTCTGGAAGCGAAGGGCATTCCGGTGGTATCGCCATTTGCCGCGAAAAATCTCCAGCCGCCGCCGGATCTCGTGGTGGTGGGCAATGCCATGTCGCGGGGCAATCCCGAAGTCGAACATGTGCTCAATGAACAGCTTCGCTACGTTTCGCTGCCGGAATTGCTGCGGGAATATTTCGTCCGCGGCAAATACTCCTGCGTAGTGGCCGGCACGCACGGCAAAACCACGACCAGCAGCCTGTTGGCGTGGAGCCTGCATCACGCTGGCTGGGCGCCCAGCTTCTTCATCGGCGGCATTCCGGAAAATTTCGGGCAGGGCTACCGCCTGGGCAGCGGCCGGCATTTCGTGCTGGAAGGCGATGAGTATGACACCGCCTTTTTCGACAAGCGCGCGAAGTTCCTGCACTATTTGCCCAATCTCGTCATACTCAACAACGTCGAATTCGACCACGCCGACATCTACCGCAACCTCGACGAAATCCAGCTCGCCTTTCAACGCCTGATCAATATCATCCCCGCCAACGGTTTTCTGATTGCCAATCAGGATGACGCGATCGTGCGCACGTTGGTCAAGCGCGCCTTCTGCAAAGTCATCTCCTTTGGCACCACCGAACCCGCCGACTGGCGGGCGGTGGATATTCGCACCCGCGAGCAAGGTGTGGAGTTCTCCGTCGTGCGCGCCGGTGCCACGCTCACGCGCGCCTATCTGCCGTTGGCCGGCGAACATAACGTCAAAAACGCGCTGGCCGTGCTCGCCGCCGGCGACGTGTTGGGCCTGTCGCTGGAGCAACGCTTGGCGGCGCTCGCTTCCTTCCGCGGCGTGCAGCGGCGGCTGCAATTGCGGTTGGATGACGGCCAGCATCTCGTGTTCGACGATTTCGCCCATCACCCCACCGCCGTGAAGGCCACGCTGGCGGGTTTGCGGCAGCGGTTCCCAGAGCGCCGGCTGTGGGCGGTGTTCGAGCCGCGCACCGCCACCACCAAGCGCAAAGTTTTCGAGCGAGATTTCATTGCGGCATTTGCCGCGGCTGATCACGTCGTGTTTGCCCCCATGCACCGCGTTGACAAGGTGCCGGAGGCGGAACGGCTCTCCCTACCGGCGGTAATCGAGGGCATCCGTGCCCAGGGCATACCGGTTGACCTCGTGCCGGCGGGGAGTGAAATGGCTAATTTCATCGCGCGCCAACTGCAAACCGGTGACGTCGTGCTCTTCATGAGCAACGGCGATTTTGGCGGGACACCGGCGCTGTTGGCGAGCCGACTCATGTCCGCGGCGGAGGCTGCCAATGCCGCCCGCCGGGACAGTTAA